A region of the Peredibacter starrii genome:
CAATTGTCTTATTTGTGTACGAAGTAATTCAGTCTCTAATTTAATTTTTAGGACTTCTTCCTCTTCTCTTAAGCGAAGCTTCTCAGTCGAGGGAACGTAGATAAAATACTTCCCGTTCTCCTCTTTATATTTCAGAATATTATTCTTGATATGTCTTCGAATGGTCGAAATGGAGACATCTTTGTAGCGTGAATAGTCGTTGATGGACAACCACACCCCAGACGATGCGTTCATAGTGCTCCTTTGGCGTTAATCTTAATTTTAAAGAATCCGATAAGAATGTGCAAAAGCAAAAATCATAGAGAAAAGTTGAGTAAAGATGTCGGTTGATTTGAATGAGCTGAAAAATAAAAAAATCGCGCTGGTTTTATCCGGCGGGGTTGTTAAAGCAGCTGCCTGGCACCTGGGAGTAACCCTGGCGTTGGAAGAACTCGGCTTTTCACTTAAGAGTAATAAAAATTCTTCACCCGGACAGGATTTAAACCAAAAAAGTCTCGAGATCGGAACCTATGTTGGTTCTTCTGCTGGAGCAATGATTTGTGTTTACCTCGCTGCCGGATACACTCCACAGGACGTCATCCAGGCAACTCTAGGAATTAAGGGATCTCGTTTAAAGGGCATTACCTATAAAGACATGTTCGCCATCAAGCGGCCGGAACTCAAAGCCCCTAAGAGCGAACTTTATTTTCCACTGGATGGTTTCCCGACTCTTTTAAAAAACATGCTGAAGCCGGTGATCTCACTTCCTGGTTTTTTTACCACGGAAGGCGTTCGTCGCTATTTATTGGATAACGTCATTGAAAATGACCGATTCGAAGATTTCGCTCCGGATTTATTTATCGTGGCGACTCAGCTCGATCACTCACGAAAGGTTATTTTCTCAAAATATAATTATCCGAACCCGTCTCACGACAGTACCTCGGTCTATTATACCGGAACGAATGTTTCATATGCGGCCGCGGCCAGTATGAGCGTTCCACCGTTTTATTGTCCATATCCAATTAAAAACCGTCTCACTAATGGCATTGATTATTATATCGACGGAGAAATCCGCGAAACCCTTTCTACGCACGTTGCGGAAGACAACGGTTGTGAAGTCATCATTAGTTCCTGGACTCATACCCCTTATCACTTTCATGATGAGGTCGGCTCTCTCGTCAATTACGGGCTTCCTCCAATTGCCATTCAATCAATCTATCTCATGATTCAGAAAAAAATCGTGGCCTCTCGAGCTGAGCGGGCCAAGGCGATCGATATCATTGATACCGTTAATGACTATATGAAATCCGAAAAATTTTCTCAGAACCACCGTCGTGAAATTATGGCGATTCTTCAAAGAAAACTGAATATCAATCCGAAGGTAAAACTCATTGATATTTTCCCGGATCATCACGATTACAAATTATTCTTTGCAAACTCTTTCTCTCTTAACTCAAAAGTTTCTGCTCACGCAGTAGAGGCCGGTTATAAGCGAACAATGCAGATTCTGGGCTCTAAATGATCATAAAGTATCTCCTGATTGCCGTTTGTTGTGTGATTCTAGTCACGGCCTCTGACCCTTATTTTGGAACAGAGTTAAGTTGGCGTCCTGTTCCCAAGGAAACTGAGGGAGATGTTCGTGAACAATTATGGATGTCGACTGAGGCATTCCGCGATTATCTGGATGATCACGACGACAGAGTTGCAGACGTCTTCAAGGTAACTGACTATTACTACCCCAACGTTCATTTCTGGTTTTTGATCTACACTCAATTCGAATCGAATCAAGTCGTGATTCACGATAAGAGTAATTTGAATCTTATTTATAAGGTGCTGGATTTCTCAGAACTTCATCGCAAAGATCTTCCTAAAAACACTCTGTATGTGCTTCAGCAAAAAATTTCACAAGAGCGCTTGGATGATCTGGAAAAGGAACTTGAGGATCTCGCCAAAGAACCTTACTCTCTCAGTTCTTCTGCCAAAGATATTTATCGTGTTTTGAAACAAGCAAATGTTGAGCTTCCGATCAAGAAATCGGATCGAAGTATTTTTTTCAATAAGCTTAAACACAATCTCAGAACTCAGACCGGCCAGAAGAACTTTATCCGTGATGGTGTGATGAGGTCTCTTCCTTATCAGCATTTTCTCGGTAAATACTTCACTGATCGCAATCTTCCGAAAGAACTTCTGGCAATTCCATTCCTGGAATCAAGCTTCAATCCGAAAGCTCATTCTAAAGTAAATGCCCTTGGGGTTTGGCAGTTCATGCCACTTATTGCCAGTTACTACGTTCCTAAACGTACCACTCACGGCGACTATCGCTCGAACGTGGGGGTCGCTTCACTCGCGGCCGGACATTTAATGTCCGAAAATTTTAAGATCATGAAATCCTGGGATCTGGCAGTAACGGCCTACAACTCAGGAACTAAACACCTTCTCAAATCAAAACGTGAACTCGCATCTAATGATGTGGACCTGGAAGACATCATTAAGCACAGTGATTCTCAGCATTTTGGATTTGCTTCGAAGAACTTTTACAGTGAGTTCCTGGCCCTGGCCCACACCCTCGCTTACCGAGAAGAACTTTTTAGTGATCTGCATGAGCATGACCGCCCAGACGTAGATGAAGATCTCAACTTCTACATGACCAAATGTTCTTTGAGACTTCCGAAAGAACTAAACGAAAAGATGATGGATGATGTGCATTTTCACAACCAGCACATTACTGAACTTCAAACGAACTTGCCGAAGGGTTACATCATTACGACGAAATCGATCCTGCCTAAGAACAAGTTCTATCAGGTGGCGTATAAGGATTTGTTGAAAATGAAACCAAAAGACTGGGAACGCTTTTTAAGAAATCAAAGCTGCTCTACTAGATAAGTATTTGGCGAACAGTAGCTTCCCAGGAACTCAACAGTTCCATCTTGATAAGTTACTTTCAGATTGATTTTACCATCTTGGCCATACTCTTCTGCACCTTGGTTCTCACCTACAACGATGATTTTGCGGCTCTTATCACCAAGTGAATCGTAGAACTTGCCATCGTTATCAAGGATCTGAGTATAAGTCACAAGTGACATACCAACTGACTCAGCTGCCACGTCTACTTTAAGTGCTTTCTTAGAAAGGTTCACCTGAACTAAACAACGGTTCCCAAGCTTCGCGCCTTCAAAGCGAGAAAGGATATAGCGCATGAAATTCTCAGAAGGAACTTCAACGTTTGTATTTTCTTTCATACCAACAAAAACCGGCTCATCTTGGTGACCAAGTTCCAGATAACGACGAGCACCTAGAAGGGTCTTATCGAAGTCCATCTTATAAGTATGGTCATTTAGTTTCTTAGCAGTCTTATCTGTTGCAAATTGTTTAACCTGCTCAGATGAGATGATAAGTGGTGTCTTCTCCTGGCCAAGTAGATCTTCTTCAAACAGCTTCACTTCTTCATTTTTTACAGTTTCAAAAAAGTTAGCGTCGAAAGTAAGTTCTCTTTCATGGATGTGGATAATTTTCGAAGTCACGTTACCGCGAGCATCTTTATAACTTAGAAGCGCATTTCCGGCCTTAACACCAACGAACAGTTGGTAACGGAAATCCGATTCTTTTGTTTCATTCATTTCGCCATCAAGAGTCATAACCGCTGAGTATGGAACATCAAGGGTAACATCTTCAGTAGAATCATCCAGCTCGATAAGAACTGATCCGATTGGACCGCGTGACTCATATGGAGCAAGTAGCTTATTAAATTTTGATTCTTCAATGACTGGTACTGATACTGCGGCGTCTCCTTCTTCCACAATCAGGTCAGTATTTGTTGGTGTGAATCCACGCTTCAACAATGTTACTGAACGATTCATGCGGGCAGAAGCGAGTTTATTTTGGATAGTCACTTCACCGTGGCCATAATCTTGGATGGCCTCAGATAAATCATCTTGGAATCTTACTTCAAATCCAACTTCTGATTGAGTAGTCACGAAGTCTGTTCCTACTGCCTGGATAGTCAGGCGACTTGCGAGCGTTTTTGGAACAAGAAGTGCGTTCTTTTCAGAACTTGCGATCTCTTCTTGCTTAGGCGCTGGCTTAGCTTTAGTAGAAGATGTTGCTGGAGCTTTGTTACCTTGCACCGGTGTCTCAGATTTTTGAGTAGTCACTGTGCTTACCATTGGCATCGCCTGTGACTTGATATCGGCATTTACTTGTGAGTAATCGAAGGCAACTAAATCATCAACAGATACTTCTTCTGAAACGTTGTCCACATTTTGTGTTTTATCCACATTGTTAACAACTTCATCTTTTGTTGGAATTTCTGGAATTGATGCTGGTTTCTGAGCGGCAACTTTTTCCTCTTCATCGTATTCGAAGAACGTCGGCTCAGCATCGCTTGATTGGATAGTCGAAACTTCATCAGATACTGGAGCGGCAGATTTTGCCACCATCGAAGTTTCAAGATCCTTATAAAGAGCAACCAGGTTCGTTTGAAGTGGTTGGTTCATTACTACTGGGTGAAGTTTAACTGGCTCATAAAAAGGTAGTTCGTTCTTCGCCACTTTCTCTACTTTAAGTTCAGCTGGCTTTTGAACAACTACAACCACCGGCTTCTTAGCAACCGGCTTAACAACAGCAACCACAACTTCTTTCTTCACAACCGGGAACTTAATGTCCGCGAAGTGCATTTCAGGAGCAGCTACATCTACAGTGTCGTTTGATTTAAATGATGTCTCTGAGAAAAGAGCGAGGTAATCGCCAGAGATAGAAACGTCTTTCATTACTGGCATTGCAAAACGCAGGGCCACAGTACCTACGAAGAGGTACGCAGCAAGCGTAAAATAAGCAAACATCCTGTTAAGCATGAACGACATATGTGTTTATTTTATCTGAATTGCAAAATTTTCTCGTCACTCAAAAGTTGCCGGTCGCTATTTTCTGCTTATTCAAGTGCTGGAAATGTTGAGAATTTACTGAGTAGTCATGGGTAGCTGGCCTTGTTTTCCACAAGGCCGTGGATAACTAGAGGGTCTTTGAGAGTTCGATGAAGTAGCAGGCGGTCTTATCACCTTTGATGCAATCCATTTCCAGAACTTCTTTGGTGATGTCCTTGTTCTCTTTCAAAATGCATTCGTGGTCCTCTTCTTTTGGACAACGCTTTTTGATTTCAGCGGCCTGTTTTTCCAACTGCACTTTGCGGGTGGCACTGGGTTCAGGCATTTTGCATTCTTCGCTTGGGTTTTTAACACATTCGATGGTGGCGCAGGCCTCTTCTACCTTTTGATCACAAAACTTCTGATGAACCGCTTTTGCGGCCTCAAGATCAAAGGCAAATGCTGTAGGGGCAAAGACGATTAAGAGGATCAGGAATTTCATAGGGACTCCTTTCATCTCATCATATCGGCAGATTTTGGAAAAATGGCAAAAAAAAACCCGTCCGAAGACGGGTTTTAAAGAATTACTTTAGGTTCGCAAGTCTTAAACGAAGCTCAGCTCTCTCCATCTTTCTGCGGAACTTGATAAGATCCACATCAGTTAGAGTTTCTTTGCCTGATAGACGATCATGGGCCTTGGCCTTTGCAGACTTAGCACGTTCAAGATCGATGTCTTCAGCACGCTCAGAAGTGAACGAAAGAATAGTTACTGTATCTTTTAAAACACGGCAAAGACCTGCAGTCACAGAAAAGTGACGAGTTCCCATTGGTGTTTTAGCAGTCAAAATTCCTGTGCTCAGCTCAGTAAGAATGTGAGTATGTTCAGGGAGAATGTTAATCTCCCCGCGAACTGTTGGAATCGTGATGTCGTTACACTCAAGATCTTTAATCACTACACCCTTAGGCGTGAAAAGATTGAGTTTAAAGGCTGATGCCATAATTACTTCCCTTCAGAAAGTTTCTTAGCTTTTTCGTGTACCATTTCAATTCCACCAACAAGGTAGAAAGCTTGCTCTGGAAGGTGATCAACTTCACCAGCTAGAATTGCTTTGAAACCTTTAATAGTGTCTTCGATTTTCACGAATTGACCCGGAATACCAGTGAACTGCTCAGCAACGAAGAACGGCTGAGAAAGGAACTTCTGGATCTTACGAGCACGTGCCACGAGTTTCTTATCGTCTTCAGAAAGTTCATCCATACCAAGAATGGCGATGATATCTTGAAGTTCTTTATATTTTTGAAGCACTGATTGAACTGCACGAGCAGTTGTATAGTGATCAAGGCCCATGATTTCTTCAGAAAGAATCGTAGATGAAGATGAAAGAGGATCTACCGCAGGGTAAATTCCAAGCTCAGCGATCTGACGAGAAAGTTCTGTAGTTGCATCCAAGTGAGCGAACGTTGTAGCAGGAGCTGGATCGGTATAGTCATCCGCAGGAACGTATACAGCTTGAATAGATGTAATCGAACCGTCTTTTGTAGATGTAATACGCTCTTGCATTGCACCCATTTCAGTACCAAGTGTTGGTTGGTAACCCACAGCTGAAGGAATACGACCTAGAAGGGCAGAAACCTCAGAACCAGCTTGTGTAAAACGGAAGATGTTATCAACGAAGAATAGTACGTCTTGTTTTTCTTCATCACGGAAGTACTCAGCTAGTGAAAGACCAGTTAGAGCAACACGTGCACGTGCTCCAGGTGGCTCGTTCATTTGACCGTAACAAAGAGCAGTTTTTGAAAGAACTCCAGAGTCTTTCATTTCGTGCCAAAGATCGTTACCTTCACGAGTACGCTCACCTACACCAGCGAATACAGAGAAGCCCCCGTGCTGAGTAGCGATGTTGTTAATAAGTTCCATAATTAGAACCGTCTTACCTACACCTGCACCACCGAATAGACCGATCTTACCACCCTTAAGGTATGGAGCTAGAAGGTCGATTACTTTAATACCAGTGAAGAATGGCTCTTTCTTAGTAGATTGATTTGCGAATTTAGGAGCTTCACGGTGAATTGGGTAGCTCTTCTTGTTATTAAGAGGACCAGCTTCATCCACTGCTTCTCCGATAACGTTGATGATACGACCAAGACATTCACGACCTACTGGAGCTTGAATTGGAGCTCCTGTGTCTTTAACTTCTTGTCCGCGAGCAAGACCTTCAGTTGCATCCATAGCGATACAACGAACCATGTTGTTACCTAGGTGAGATGCTACTTCAACCGTTAGGTTGCCTTCTCCGCCCGGCATAGTTTTGTTAGTGATCTTGAGAGCGTTGTAAAGCGCCGGTAGTTTTCCGTTAGAAAACTCAACGTCGATTACTGGTCCCAACACCTGACGAATAACGCCTGTATTTTGTTCCATTTGAATGGCTCCTTAACCGTTTAGAGATTCAGCACCAGATACAACTTCGATTAGTTCGGTTGTAATTCTCGCCTGTCTCATCTTATTCATTTTTAGTGATAACTTTTTAATAACTTCTTTACTGTTCTTCGATGCGTTTTCCATCGCGTTCATACGAGAACCATGCTCAGAGGCAATGGCATCTAGAACACAAGTATAAACCGTAGTGAGATATACTTCTGGAACGAGAGTGTCCAGAATTTGCTCAGCACTTGGCTCATATTTAAAGTCATAAGGGTACTTAGACTTGATAGTTTCTTTATCAGAAGCTGATACCTGCATAGGTAGAAGCTGTCTAACTTTAGAATCGAATGCGATCGCAGAAATGAATGAGTTGTAAGCAACGTAAACCTTGCCTACCTCGCCGTTGATAAACATAGCGCCCAGTTCATCGGCCACTTTACGAACTTCTTCATATGTCGGATCTGCTTTAGCGAAAGTGAACGTCTTTCCAGAGTTCACTTCTTTTTGAATCAGATCACGAACTTTTTTACCAATGAAGAAGAACTTCAGATCTTCGTTTTTAGTTTCGGCAGTAAAGCGTCTGATAGTTTTTGCAAGTGATGAGTTATAACCACCGCAAAGACCTTTATCAGATGAAATTACCAGAACCACAGATTTCGTATTTTCCTTCTGTGTGAAGTACTCATTCGTGTAGTTCGCGGCAAGTGCAGAGACAGTTCTCACTGTCTCTTCCAGCTCGACCGAGTATGGACGAAGACCCAAGATACGGACCTGAGCTTTGTTCAACTTTGCAGCTGATACAAGCTTCATGGCCTTTGTGATCTTAAAAGTACCTTTGGTACTTTTGATCTTTTTCTTGAGTTCTTTAATATTTGCCA
Encoded here:
- the atpC gene encoding ATP synthase F1 subunit epsilon — its product is MASAFKLNLFTPKGVVIKDLECNDITIPTVRGEINILPEHTHILTELSTGILTAKTPMGTRHFSVTAGLCRVLKDTVTILSFTSERAEDIDLERAKSAKAKAHDRLSGKETLTDVDLIKFRRKMERAELRLRLANLK
- the atpG gene encoding ATP synthase F1 subunit gamma encodes the protein MANIKELKKKIKSTKGTFKITKAMKLVSAAKLNKAQVRILGLRPYSVELEETVRTVSALAANYTNEYFTQKENTKSVVLVISSDKGLCGGYNSSLAKTIRRFTAETKNEDLKFFFIGKKVRDLIQKEVNSGKTFTFAKADPTYEEVRKVADELGAMFINGEVGKVYVAYNSFISAIAFDSKVRQLLPMQVSASDKETIKSKYPYDFKYEPSAEQILDTLVPEVYLTTVYTCVLDAIASEHGSRMNAMENASKNSKEVIKKLSLKMNKMRQARITTELIEVVSGAESLNG
- the atpD gene encoding F0F1 ATP synthase subunit beta — encoded protein: MEQNTGVIRQVLGPVIDVEFSNGKLPALYNALKITNKTMPGGEGNLTVEVASHLGNNMVRCIAMDATEGLARGQEVKDTGAPIQAPVGRECLGRIINVIGEAVDEAGPLNNKKSYPIHREAPKFANQSTKKEPFFTGIKVIDLLAPYLKGGKIGLFGGAGVGKTVLIMELINNIATQHGGFSVFAGVGERTREGNDLWHEMKDSGVLSKTALCYGQMNEPPGARARVALTGLSLAEYFRDEEKQDVLFFVDNIFRFTQAGSEVSALLGRIPSAVGYQPTLGTEMGAMQERITSTKDGSITSIQAVYVPADDYTDPAPATTFAHLDATTELSRQIAELGIYPAVDPLSSSSTILSEEIMGLDHYTTARAVQSVLQKYKELQDIIAILGMDELSEDDKKLVARARKIQKFLSQPFFVAEQFTGIPGQFVKIEDTIKGFKAILAGEVDHLPEQAFYLVGGIEMVHEKAKKLSEGK
- a CDS encoding patatin-like phospholipase family protein, with protein sequence MSVDLNELKNKKIALVLSGGVVKAAAWHLGVTLALEELGFSLKSNKNSSPGQDLNQKSLEIGTYVGSSAGAMICVYLAAGYTPQDVIQATLGIKGSRLKGITYKDMFAIKRPELKAPKSELYFPLDGFPTLLKNMLKPVISLPGFFTTEGVRRYLLDNVIENDRFEDFAPDLFIVATQLDHSRKVIFSKYNYPNPSHDSTSVYYTGTNVSYAAAASMSVPPFYCPYPIKNRLTNGIDYYIDGEIRETLSTHVAEDNGCEVIISSWTHTPYHFHDEVGSLVNYGLPPIAIQSIYLMIQKKIVASRAERAKAIDIIDTVNDYMKSEKFSQNHRREIMAILQRKLNINPKVKLIDIFPDHHDYKLFFANSFSLNSKVSAHAVEAGYKRTMQILGSK
- a CDS encoding transglycosylase SLT domain-containing protein, whose product is MIIKYLLIAVCCVILVTASDPYFGTELSWRPVPKETEGDVREQLWMSTEAFRDYLDDHDDRVADVFKVTDYYYPNVHFWFLIYTQFESNQVVIHDKSNLNLIYKVLDFSELHRKDLPKNTLYVLQQKISQERLDDLEKELEDLAKEPYSLSSSAKDIYRVLKQANVELPIKKSDRSIFFNKLKHNLRTQTGQKNFIRDGVMRSLPYQHFLGKYFTDRNLPKELLAIPFLESSFNPKAHSKVNALGVWQFMPLIASYYVPKRTTHGDYRSNVGVASLAAGHLMSENFKIMKSWDLAVTAYNSGTKHLLKSKRELASNDVDLEDIIKHSDSQHFGFASKNFYSEFLALAHTLAYREELFSDLHEHDRPDVDEDLNFYMTKCSLRLPKELNEKMMDDVHFHNQHITELQTNLPKGYIITTKSILPKNKFYQVAYKDLLKMKPKDWERFLRNQSCSTR